Within Spinacia oleracea cultivar Varoflay chromosome 4, BTI_SOV_V1, whole genome shotgun sequence, the genomic segment tacaaaaaaaaaaggttaaagttacaacaaactgcgtaaaagttatcttggtgtataataaatttattgtacaccttgtgcgcgcaagactttttgaatttaaaaagttcaaaatttaaaatgtttaaaattttaaatatttgaatttaaaatgtttaaaattttaaatattttaaatatttgataCAAGATGTGTGCCGCCGCCATGTCACCGGCGCAATTCATGTTCGCGGCCTCCATGTCGTCCCCGTGATATCTGTGCGGACACCAGGtatattttgaatttgtttttggaatttttttaaagaattGTTTAACGGTTGATGATTTCCCATGTAGTGGTGGTGGTTGATGATGGCGAGGGAGATGGTTGTGAGGGTGATGGTGGTGTGGTGGTGGTTGATAATGGTTGCCGGATCGTGGTTGGCCAGTGGTGGGTACGATGAAGATGGGTGAGAAAGAGTGAGCTTCTCACTATGTTAAAAGGGTAAAAACAGTATTTTAACTCACATTTGAGGGCGTTTAATACagaatactccctctgttccataatgtttctcatgtttactattcatatggtcaaagtttaaaaactttgaccatgaTTAATTGTATGATTAAGAGTATAAATGTTAACTTGTGGGATGTCAttagattcgtttcaatataattttctaaatatcaattttttataatttttactaacacaaaattaaaattattaacggtcaaagtagtgcattggagaccgcacataatggaaaagtgaggaacattatggaacggagggagtagtaaagaAGGGCCGAATAACGGTACACTTTTATATATACTGACAAATGATAGTTAAGAGATACCTCCAGGTCATCTAGCTGTACATAATTGAAGGTTTCAACAAGCACATGACTGCAATTTGGATGAGAATAGTTGACAGCAATTAAGTTCTAAAGGCATTCTAACAAAACCCCACAAAATCCTAAAAAATTGAGGAAAATGAGATAATCCGAGTATATGACTTATTTCGGACAGATGAAGTAGATAGTCTTTAGattaaaaagcaaaaaaaaaaggtacaaATGTTTAAAACAGCAGCAAATCTACCTAAAAGAACATCAGTAGAGAGTTGCATATGATTTGCAATATCCCATGATCCTCAACCATCTTGCTTCTCGGCCTCGTCATCATACTCGTCATCATCTTTGTCTTCATCtttatttaaatcatatatGCTACGCTCATCGAATTTCTTTAGTTCACTTCTTAAATATTCATCATCCATGCTGTCAAGCCCAAACCTTGTGTTTCGATGTTTCACAATGAGCCATCGTAAAAGTCGGTCTTCTTTGTTCAAGTAATGAAGCTCCTTGTTTATATTGGGTGTTGCCATCATGGTCATCTGCATTAGTTGTCCCTacaataaaaacaaaattatgCATTGTCTTTGTTTGCGGAGAAGCCCATATTTCCTGCATATAGCACAACAGCTATAAATAGAAAATATCTGAACATTATATTTATGGGATTGAACTTAATTAACCATCTTCCAAACAAACAAGTAGCACATGAACAAGATATACCCTCCAAGGCTACAACCTcggtgggaagagagagagtgTTTCTGAGCTTCAGTGATAGGCCCTCTAACAACTTAACGAGTCTAACCTTATTTGGCCTTATGATGGAGGATATGTACATACTCAAACATTATGATTCACTTTGAGGTTTTAAATAGCCAAAGAAAGCTATGCTACAAAATTGGTTAACAAACCAGATCAATTTTAGGTGGGTCTGGAATTAGGAATGAAACCATGGTGGTATGGGTATGGAACTTGATTCCTAATACCATGTGTTTGATTATATCCTGGAACgcatattttcttttatttgatACCTAAAGGTTTGGTATGAGCCATACCCACCTCCCCCCTTGGGTTTCTAAACCCCATACCTTGTGGGTTTGAGGTATGGGTTTAGAAAATGAAATTTTATAAACCAAACACAAGGTATGGGTTTTGCCCATTCCAAACTCATACTCATACCAAACAACTGCGAACCAAACGCCCCTTTATTAAGTTTCTAGGTCAGACGTAAATTTAAGAAGATAAGGAATGGATTCGCTAGGATACTGCTCAAACAAAACCTAGTCTAGCTCTGTTCAGAGTGCGCTAGTCTAGCTCTGTTCAGAGTGCAATACATCTATAAAAAATTAGACTCGGGGAGATATCTACTAGCCATGCCATAAGTTTGCAACAAGTATATGAGCCTACCTGTCCATCAAGCCTTACTTCATTGACccttgaatcttgaatcttGCAAAATCATTAATTAAAGATCTGAACATACTTAATTTTAGCTATGTGCTACCAGACACATCTTGATATGCTTAATGAACTTATTTCTAATGATAATACATACAGATCAAGAATCCATATAAATCTATACTAACTGTCAATATGACGGGTCATTAATGGGGTTAGCTGCAAAATAGGTTGAGCACTTGATAGGCCTAAAAATGAATTTCACTCCGCTTCATGTTTCCAATTCAACTAAAGGACTTTAATATGCTTGTTAGACCAAATGCATTTGAACTTTCAAATTAATACTGGAATGTGCTCAATTCCAATCCTGAACTGCTGGGCATCAAAATTCTTCAAATTATGTCTCGTGTGTGTTAAATTAAGCTAATTGAAGCATCAAACCCAAATAACAAAGTTTCTATCACGTTTGTTTGTTCTTGAGCTGCAGCATTTCTCTCTTCTTTAGTCAAATTGTCAGTTACTTGCATGCTATACATTGCTGAATATGCATCAAGAGCCACATtaatgtcttttttttttggggtaaTTAAGCTATTAATTATATCATTTCTCTCAAGAACTGTTTACATCCTAAGCTTTAAAGGAAGACATGTCCTCCAAACAAGCAAAGAAACTAACTAAGTCCAAAAAGCCTGAACAAAACATTAACACCACAAAAAATTTACAATTTAGCAAACCAAACCATCGAGATCAGAAACTTTCCTAGGCATGATATAGGTCATCCTACCCTTAATATCCCCTTTAATTTCCTGCACTGCATTCTGGACTGTTCTGATGCTGACCTTATGATTCCACTGCATTTCTTACTTTCCACACTGTGTACACTACAGCAGCAACAGCAGCCAACCACACTCCCTTTCGGAATTGGCTAGCCTTTCTTCTATGTACCATATAAGCTTCGGGTAAAGAAACCCATTGCCCCGGGATGTTAATCCAATCCTTGATGCTTTGCAAACACTGAGAACCGAAAGGACATTGAAAAAATAGATGCTCGTGGGATTGAGCAAAAATGGAACACAAACTATGTGTAGCTACACCAAACACATTAATGTCTTTGCTAACGGAGATGCTGAAGAAAGAGTGAAGATATGGTAACATTATGTGAACTTCGTCACATCTGAAATAGGAGAACCATAGAATGCATTGACTGGCTTTCAAAAGATCTAGAATCAAGTTTctagcttttttttttgggcaagAATATAGCATAAAGATGTTTCCTAATGGGAAAGCTAGCGGGAGATTTTAGGGtcttatatttataaaaaagcCTAAGGGATACTAATTGTTACAGATGTAATTTGAATAATGTAATTGAGAGCTTTTGGCTTGAATTCAGTTTTATCACCACCTGTTGTGACTTGTGTAGATCTTAATGGTTGCGAATAGAAAGAGACCCTTAAATTTGCGAGATTTGagatctactccctccgtcccggaatacttgacctgttttccttatcgggccgtcccttaatacttgacctgtttctaaaaatggaaatattctaacaatattatattatttttcactccatccctattaacccacctaccccttactccatacaaaaaataattaaaaattcaacccctactctcccccaaccccacccctttacacatttcccactaactacattaaaataatacccactatcaactactacctattaaattaaataagtcaattcaagtcccttaaactctgtgccggtcaaaccgggtcgagtattccgggacggagggagtattcatCCTATCCACAAAATTAAACACTTATATCTATTCATCATTAGTACTAAATATTCTAATTGAGTCTTTGAAACTAAACCTTTGTCATATATTCATTGCTTAGAGCTTGATTCTTATCTAAGTGTCTCTTAAGATGTAAAAAATTCTTTAGATCCCCATCACTCTTGCTCTCTTCCTTTCCCTCTCTTTCTCTTCCTTTAGATCCACATCACTCTTGCATTCTATTCACCCCCTATGTGAATGCAAAAACTTGTGCAGCAAAAACAGCATACAAAAACCTTAAATGATAATAGCAGCAGCAACCTTAAAGGTGGCAGAATTTTCAACAATAAAGATTACCTCGAAGAAGATCTTATTACTGAGTAGTATCAACACAAATCTTTTAAACAGAAAATCAACAGAGAAATGGGATTCAAGCACAGCATTGCCCAGAAACTTCATCTGTCAATCCAGAACTGTAGTAACAAATAGTCAATTCCTTCCACAGTACCAGTAACTCATGGCTCGTGAAGGAGGTATATGAACTGCCAAATACAAACGACGTTCCTGTGCAAATTCTAGAGACAAAGAAAACAAACTCCAAAAGGTCTTCCCATTCAGGTCCCAATATACACATACACcctaaatccttaatcatgatcATTACCTAGTGTCTCAAATGAGGCTCCCACATTTCCACGTAGGACAAGGAGTGAAGGAGAGGTAAAATGCAGATAACCTTACTACCCAAAAGGGGAGGAAAAACACACTCCTTTTATATCCTTAACTTGAAACCTACAACTGCCTAGAGTGCCTACAAGTTCGCAAATAATAAAGCACAAGAACCGAAAGAGTAAAAGAGGCCTTCCCAACAAAGTCGGAAATAGGGAAAGCTGTAAATTAAGGGGCTTTTTAAAAAGCTATAGGAAAAATGTCAAGACAAAATATCATCAGCTAACCATATGGTTTTGTCTTCAGTATCTTTCAAGGTAATAAACCCAGATTATTGAAAAGCTATCCTAATACACTTGATCTAACTCATGAGCAATCTTCCTAAAATGGAAATCTTCTGTGGAATAACTCCCACTACCCACAACACTTCCCCTCCCCCAGAAAAAACTTCAAGAACGAGGAAAAAAATGTTCACGATGGATACGAACAAGAGATAGAAGCGGAGAAACAAAACACAAATTAAGCGCCTAGAATTCTTCCTAACAAGAATACACATTTTGTCTTCCTTTGATTAATGACACGATGTCACTGTGCAGTAGCAAAGTGACAATCTTGTTTCCTTAGGACAATCCTGGAGATCTGAACTCAGTGGAGAACAATAAGGTTGTGAGGTGCACCCCTCTTATAATTAACCTTCCCAGTTTGATTCTAATCGCTTCTCCTGTTCTCTTTCTTTAACAAATACCCTCCTTTAATAGTTGTGATCCTCATATTGCCGTTATATAATAACCTTTCATGTGAGAAGTTAGCTCACAGAATAGTATGCAAAATTAAGGCAATATTCATGAAAGGAGAAAAGCAGATACTTCCACAGTTCCACCTTCAGGTTTCAGCTTCCTTGATATTCTAACCAAATAAATGATTCTAGGTCAATCCTATAGTCCAACAAGAACTGGACAAAAGCATGAATTTTTCTTACCATTTGTTATATTCACTCCTGGAAATTTTGCCCTCAGTTCAATGAGTAATGACAGAAATTTTCTACTCAAAAGAGAAACGCAACTGTCCCATATTAGCCCCAACACGGCAACAAGTAAACAAAAAATCATTGATCTGAAAGCTGAGAAGTGGGCAGGTGTTCCAGCAACAGATAAAGcatataaagcatataaagATGATTAAAAGCTTACGGCAGTGTGATCACTCGACAAACTGATACATAAAATTATAGTCAACAGTTTCAGattgaaatacaaatagaaAGAAAACGGACAGTCCATGTCATTACCTGAAAGTATCTTCCATCAAGCTTCTTAATACCATAACCCAGATGAACAGTTCCAAAGGTCTTTATCTCCGCCAGCACACCATTTCGAGCATAAACGTGTTTCCCCACCCTAGCAACCAAGTCCATCAAGGATTCCCGCTTCACATGAGGTTTCAGTAATAGCACACAGTCATAGAGTGGCATCTTTAATTACTTGATGTAATTATCCTCAGTCACTACTGAAATACTTCCAATCTGCACAAGTACATAATAAAAATCCAAATCAATTGCGGTCAAAACAAATGGTATTGAGGCCTTGTTAATCATCAAACTCTAAGGCATCAGGGGATCGAATCTAACCTAATACATTATCTTCTCATGAACAAAACCACCACCGGCCTACATTTCCTCAAGCTCAAGAATTCAAATTAAaagtttgttaaaaaaaattgctattTGAATTCAATCAAACTCAAAAAATTCCTGATGCCCTTCAATCATTTCTCTTTTCTACTCTGCTTcctcttcaaaaaaaaacaaatcaaaagCAAATTGAAAAAAGAATAACATGATTTTCAACTACAATTATGAACAGGGTATAGactaattaaacaaaaaacaCCACCAGAACAAGGCCAACAAAATACTCAACAGAATATATTTAACAACAAGATTTCATCGCCTGAGACATCATATCAGGCAAAATATCATCCCCACATGCGTCTAAAcccattttttatatataaaaatacaaataaaatcaacaaaaaatccacacaaaaaaaaaatagaaaagtaAAGAAAATGCATAAGAGATGGTAGAATATAACGAGAATAACAACGGCAGAGAAAGAGAGGTAGAAAATCCATAATGGCAGAGGCGCCGCCTACTGGAGGTGGTGATACAACCAGAAATGGTGTTTTGCATGGGGGTTTAAGGAGGAGAGAGGAGGGAGGAGATGAAGAGTAGCTTTGGCGTGGTCGTGGGTTGGAGTTTGAGGAGACGGGAATTTCATTTGGGGTTTTACCGTTTTGGAGCTTCGGCGTCTTTTGTGTGAGTGTGTGGTCCTAGTCGACAGTTCAAACCAGTTCAAACCTTTCCAGctgcctttttttttcttttttttttcttttcttcgttCGTGCCTTTTCGTTTAGGGTGCGTTATATTCGACTTACTTACCATA encodes:
- the LOC110782656 gene encoding uncharacterized protein; this encodes MPLYDCVLLLKPHVKRESLMDLVARVGKHVYARNGVLAEIKTFGTVHLGYGIKKLDGRYFQGQLMQMTMMATPNINKELHYLNKEDRLLRWLIVKHRNTRFGLDSMDDEYLRSELKKFDERSIYDLNKDEDKDDDEYDDEAEKQDG